The DNA region CGTTCCCGGCTTAAAAATCCGCACCCACGGCCCGATCGGCTTATCATAATCCGTGCTCATCGGGCCTTCCCCTCAGTACACTCCCTAGGCAAACCGCCGCAGCCCCCACGGTTTTTAACCTCATGTTCAAAATCGCTCTCAAGCCCGCCCCCGCCCGCGACGAAATTATTTCTGTTCATGAGCCACCCCGCTCCCACCGGTTCCCCTCGCTCAGGCCCGCCCCAAAGCGGCACCACCGTCTCCGGCACTTTCTCGAAAAACTCCGCAAAGCTCCACTTGGCTGGCCCGTGTTAAGCTCCCTCAAAAACATGAGCGGCGCACCATTCCCCCGGTTGCAAAATCCCCGGAGACGCCCCAGCTTTTCCTCACGCCCAATGAACGATTTTTCCCGCATGGAAGAGTCCGGTGCCGCGAATATCGCGGAGAGCTTCATGAGCGCATCGTCGGTTGAAACCACCGCACAGGGAGGCCGCCCGTTTTCCCGTTAGTCAATCCAACAACATACGAGAGTCACATGAACAGACATACCAATCAGCACGAACTGATCGTCTCAGGCATTCACCTCGAACTCACCCCGTCCCTCAAAGCCTTCGTCCAGGAAAAGACCGACCGTCTCTTCCGCCACGAAGAACGCATCGTCCGCATCCGCATCGAGCTCGAATGCGACTCCAAACAGTCCGTCGCCAACCGATTCTCCGCCAAAGGTCACATCAGCATTCACGGCCCAAATCTCAACGCCACCGTCTCCGCCGACGAATGCCACAAGGCCGTCTCTCTGCTCATCGACAAACTCGACCGCATGCTCCACCGCCGCGCCAATCTTAAGAAAACCAAGCGCCACCACGCGCACGCCATCGAAATAGACGCTGAGCTTCCCAAAGCCGTGTAACCGCTAATCCATGACGACGGCCGCCTGACACAAAAACAACCAGGCACCGCCTAACTCTCCAACGCCCGCCGGTCCACCTAGGCGGGCTTTTTCATGCCCATCTCCAAGCAAAACCTCATTGGAGGGCGGCGCTTCGTCACCGCCGCGCCCGATCTAGCCACCCGCACACCACTGTCTCACGCGCTTTGCACCCGCTTCATCCACCGCAACCCGAGGTACACGAAAATCAAATTAGGCAACCACAGCAGCAAATCCGGCCGCGCCTGTGGATAAGCCTCCAGCCACTTCGCCGCCTCCGTCAGAAAATAATACGCCAGCGCCAGCGCCACGGCCACGACCAGATTCGCCGACGTCTCGCGCCGCGAAACTTTGATCCCCAGCGGCACCGCGATAAACACGAACGCCAGCACCGCCACCGCCTTCGCCAGTTTGTCCTGCAGCACGATCCGATGCTTCGTCAGCGCCTGCACCCGCGCCACCTCGTCGCCCCCGACGACCGGCTGCTTCAACCGCTCGATCTCACCCAGCAAAACCGGAAACGTCAGCCAGTCCGGCTTTCGGTTGATCACCTGCTGCCCGAATAATTTCTCCAGCGGAAACTTCAGGCTCGAACTCTCGTAAGGCGCCGTCGTCGGCATCTCCGTGAAACTCTCCGGCATCTTGTCATCCCGCGTCTCCAAAATCGCGTTCTGCGCCGTGAACACCAGACTGTTGTCCGTATCGTCGAAGCTGATGCGCCCGCTCTCCGCCTTCAGGCAGCTGATCACCCGCGACTCTGCGTCAAGCCGCCACACCCACACATCCTTCACGATGTCCCCCTGCCGCTCACCGACATAAACAACCATCCGCTTAAACTCCCGGACAAATGTCTTCGGCACCAGCAACGCCTTCGGATCGGTCCTCACCGCATTCAGCAGCTCCTGTTTATACTTCACCCGCGCCACCGGCATGAACTGCAAGTTCACAAAAAGCCCGCACACCAGCCCCGTCGCACCCAGCACATAAATCGGCCGCGCGATCCGCCAAAGCCCGAGCCCCGCCGCGCGCATCGCCGTAATCTCGCTCTCGGCCGACATCCGCCCCAGCACCAGCAGCACGCCGCACAAAATCCCCATCGGCAGCGCGTACATCACCGCGTACGGCATCAACCAGAACAACAGCTCTGCCATCGTCCCCGGGGAAAGCCGCCCCGACAGAAAATACCCGACCAGATCCTTCAGCGCGTTCGCCGCCATCATGATGAACGTGAAGAACCCCACCGCGCCCAGACACGTGAAGAGCACGTTTTTGAAAATATGACGGTCGAGCAGTCCCAAGATGCCGCCGCATCGTGCAGCCCGGACCCGCGCTGACAACAGGAACCTCGCGTCCTAATCCGGCCTGGGAAATTCCGGTGGAGGCGCGGTGCTCCCGCCGCGCTAACCGCCGCATACCGCACCCTCCTGTTCCCGTCGCATTCCACCCCGGCGCACAAAAAAACGCCACTCGTGAAAGTGGCGTTTTCTAAACTGGTGCAACCGTAGGGAGTCGAACCCCAAACCTTCTGATTCGTAGTCAGACGCTCTATCCAGTTGAGCTACGGCTGCATGAAAGAAGCCGAGAAAAAGCAAGGATTCGCCGGGAAGTGCAAGCGATAATTTCCAAGTTTTTGCACACGCTCAAACTGCCGCAAAACCTCCGGTCTCTCCCATCGCCCTTCACTCCCCAAACCGCTCCGTCACCGTCCGACACAGCCCGACAAAGGTTTCCTCACCTAAAGGCAGCCGCCGTCCGC from Nibricoccus aquaticus includes:
- the hpf gene encoding ribosome hibernation-promoting factor, HPF/YfiA family — encoded protein: MNRHTNQHELIVSGIHLELTPSLKAFVQEKTDRLFRHEERIVRIRIELECDSKQSVANRFSAKGHISIHGPNLNATVSADECHKAVSLLIDKLDRMLHRRANLKKTKRHHAHAIEIDAELPKAV
- a CDS encoding LptF/LptG family permease; the protein is MGLLDRHIFKNVLFTCLGAVGFFTFIMMAANALKDLVGYFLSGRLSPGTMAELLFWLMPYAVMYALPMGILCGVLLVLGRMSAESEITAMRAAGLGLWRIARPIYVLGATGLVCGLFVNLQFMPVARVKYKQELLNAVRTDPKALLVPKTFVREFKRMVVYVGERQGDIVKDVWVWRLDAESRVISCLKAESGRISFDDTDNSLVFTAQNAILETRDDKMPESFTEMPTTAPYESSSLKFPLEKLFGQQVINRKPDWLTFPVLLGEIERLKQPVVGGDEVARVQALTKHRIVLQDKLAKAVAVLAFVFIAVPLGIKVSRRETSANLVVAVALALAYYFLTEAAKWLEAYPQARPDLLLWLPNLIFVYLGLRWMKRVQSA